The following DNA comes from Methanothermus fervidus DSM 2088.
AAATCCATCAAGATATAGAATTCCATTAAATCTAAGAATAAAATATGAAATTGAGGGATTGAATCCACAGATGAGGGAGATAAGTAAATACATAGCTCCAAGGGGAGAATTTAGGTATATAGCTAGATATACAGGGAAAGAAGAAGGATATGCTGATGTTTGGTGATTCTTTTTTTATTTTTTTTATTTTTTAAGAATTTACAACATAAATTTTTTCAATTTTTTCTACCACTTGGTCCCATGTAAACATTTTTTCAACCTTTTTACGTCCATTTTTGCCCATTCCTTTAGCTATTTTTTTGTTTTTCAATAAAAATTTTAGCTTTTCACATAATTCAGAAATATTTTGTTTATTGACTAAAAACCCATTGATGCCATCGTCAATTACTTCAGTTACGCCTCCTGACTTATATGCTATCACTGGTTTATAACATGCGTTAGCTTCCACAAGAACCATTCCAAAACCTTCTCTTGTTGAAGGCAAAACTAAAACTTCTGACTTTTTTATTTCTTTAATTACGTCGCTGTAATCATCTATTTTCCCAAAAAATTTAACTTTATCTTCTATGCTCAATTTTTTTACTAAATTTTTCAAATTTTTTGATACCACTCCATCGCCTATTATTTTTAATTTTACATCAGGTATTTCATTTACAAGTAATTTAACAGCTTTTATTAATTCATCAACATGTTTATGTGGAATTAATCTTCCAACAAATATTATTGAATTTTTATCAATGCCATTACATTCTACTGAATCTATTAATTTTAAATCAACACCATTATAGACAACATGAATTTTATTGTTAGGAATACCATATTTTCTATTTAAAATTCTTTTTACAGCATTGCTCACTGTTATAATTTTCTTAAATGGCAGTTTGTATAAAATTTTTTCAAAAAAATTAGCAATGCTACCATAATATATCCATTGTTCCTTATTTTTTTCTTCTGCTACATCATGAATGGTACCTATCACATTTTTTTGTATTTTCAAAATATAAGCTAAAGATGCAGGAATTAATGGGATGAATGCTTGAGCATCCACAACATCATATTTATGGGTTGTTAACCATTTAAATACAGAAATTATAAATCTTAAAAAATCTAATGGAGACCTATAAGGAGGGTTATTTATTGTTGGTCCTAAATGATACACATTTATTCCATCAATATTCTCATATTCAGGAACATTGCTAATTTTCATACATAGGACATCAACTTCATGACCTCTTCTTACAAGACGTTTTGCTATTTCATAAAGCCTTCTTTCTCCTCCACCTTGATAATGAGGAATGAAAAAATCTATAATATAACATATTTTCATCTTTTCACCCCATTTTAAAAAATTTAGGTAAGATAAATATGAAATTAATTATTAGAATCAGAGCTCAGTCTCTTCATCATTTTTGTCAGCCCACGGCGCCTTCATCATCAGAAATGTGAGTTCTTCATCATAGGCAATGTCAGCACCCGCGCCCTTTCATCATCAATAAAATTTTTATTTTTTTAATTTTAAAAGTGTAAAAATAGCTAAAATTCCTACAATTATTATACTTATTGCAGCAAAACGAAATGATATCCTTCTTGACCTCCAGAAATATGCTATTATTATCAATGTAGCAATGGCAATGATTTTCAGAAAAATTTTTAATTGGATGTTCATTTTCATGTCTCCTAAAAACTTAATTATATTTTTAGACTAAATTTTT
Coding sequences within:
- a CDS encoding conserved hypothetical protein (KEGG: pis:Pisl_0750 hypothetical protein~SPTR: B0MV77 Putative uncharacterized protein), which translates into the protein MNIQLKIFLKIIAIATLIIIAYFWRSRRISFRFAAISIIIVGILAIFTLLKLKK
- a CDS encoding glycosyl transferase group 1 (COGs: COG0438 Glycosyltransferase~InterPro IPR001296~KEGG: mvu:Metvu_0073 glycosyl transferase group 1~PFAM: glycosyl transferase group 1~SPTR: C9REE0 Glycosyl transferase group 1~PFAM: Glycosyl transferases group 1) yields the protein MKICYIIDFFIPHYQGGGERRLYEIAKRLVRRGHEVDVLCMKISNVPEYENIDGINVYHLGPTINNPPYRSPLDFLRFIISVFKWLTTHKYDVVDAQAFIPLIPASLAYILKIQKNVIGTIHDVAEEKNKEQWIYYGSIANFFEKILYKLPFKKIITVSNAVKRILNRKYGIPNNKIHVVYNGVDLKLIDSVECNGIDKNSIIFVGRLIPHKHVDELIKAVKLLVNEIPDVKLKIIGDGVVSKNLKNLVKKLSIEDKVKFFGKIDDYSDVIKEIKKSEVLVLPSTREGFGMVLVEANACYKPVIAYKSGGVTEVIDDGINGFLVNKQNISELCEKLKFLLKNKKIAKGMGKNGRKKVEKMFTWDQVVEKIEKIYVVNS